One Microbacterium esteraromaticum genomic window carries:
- a CDS encoding response regulator transcription factor — translation MRRILIAEDDPHITSFVRRGLRAAGYDTADAADGHTALLMARSGMFDLVLLDIGLGGIDGFDVLARLRGEGVATPVIILTARDSVIDTVRGLEGGANDYVTKPFQFAEVLARVRLRIGDGEGRPSGPMLVHDDVRVDIRARTVTVAGEVRELTSREFSLLEVLLENRGQVLSRDQLIGHVWGMDFDPASNVVDVYVRALRGKIGAERIETVRGAGYRFR, via the coding sequence ATGCGCCGCATCCTCATCGCCGAAGACGACCCGCACATCACATCATTCGTGCGGCGCGGCCTGCGGGCCGCCGGGTACGACACCGCTGACGCCGCCGACGGGCACACCGCCCTGCTGATGGCCCGCAGCGGGATGTTCGATCTCGTCCTGCTCGACATCGGGCTCGGCGGGATCGACGGGTTCGACGTGCTCGCCAGGCTGCGAGGCGAGGGGGTCGCCACCCCGGTGATCATCCTCACGGCGAGGGACTCCGTGATCGACACGGTTCGCGGATTGGAGGGCGGCGCGAACGACTACGTCACGAAGCCGTTCCAGTTCGCCGAGGTGCTCGCCAGGGTGCGGCTGCGCATCGGCGACGGCGAAGGCAGGCCGAGCGGTCCGATGCTCGTGCACGACGACGTGCGCGTCGACATCCGCGCACGCACGGTGACCGTGGCGGGGGAGGTGCGCGAGCTCACCTCGCGCGAGTTCTCGCTGCTCGAGGTGCTGCTGGAGAATCGTGGTCAGGTGCTCTCCCGCGATCAGCTGATCGGGCACGTCTGGGGGATGGACTTCGATCCGGCGTCGAACGTCGTCGACGTCTACGTGCGGGCGCTTCGCGGCAAGATCGGCGCCGAGCGCATCGAGACCGTGCGCGGAGCGGGGTACCGGTTCCGATGA